In Harmonia axyridis chromosome X, icHarAxyr1.1, whole genome shotgun sequence, a single window of DNA contains:
- the LOC123685618 gene encoding protein disulfide-isomerase A3 gives MILVKLFFVSLLCYSAFSKEEDVVDLGDSDFSTKLAEHETALVMFYAPWCGHCKRLKPEYAKAAEELLRNDPPINLFKVDCTEAGKETCNKNSVNGYPTLKIFRNGEFSQEYNGPREASGIVKYMRAQVGPSSKEIKTVEELEKFLKAENDVSVVGFFEKESELKTAFLKTADKLRESVRFAHSTFNEVLNKQGLKDNIVLFRPAILKNKFEDNQVVYSGSADSGSIKIFITKNYHGLVGHRKSDNKQDFKNPLVIAYYAVDYVKNPKGTNYWRNRILKVAQEFKDQITFAISSKDELTQELNEYGIDFIRHDKPTIVARDENNQKFVMQDTFSTESLELFVQDLLDEKLTPYLKSEPVPESNDEPVKVAVANNFDQVVLNNDKDTLIEFYAPWCGHCKKLAPVFDELAAKLKNEDVAIVKMDATANDVPPTFDVRGFPTLFWLPKDSKDKPVRYDGGRELDDFINYIAKQATNELKGFNRAGKPKADKTEL, from the exons atgaTTCTAGTGAAACTTTTCTTTGTTTCTCTTCTTTGCTATTCAGCATTTTCAAAGGAGGAAGATGTTGTAGATCTTGGAGACAGCGATTTTTCCACTAAACTTGCCGAACATGAAACTGCACTTGTCATGTTTTATGCACCATG GTGCGGACACTGTAAACGATTGAAACCGGAATATGCTAAAGCAGCAGAAGAACTTCTCAGAAACGATCCCCCAATCAATTTATTCAAAGTCGATTGTACTGAAGCCGGCAAAGAAACATGTAACAAAAACAGCGTAAACGGGTATCCaaccttgaaaattttcaggaatGGAGAATTTTCTCAAGAATACAATGGACCTAGAGAAGCCTCAG GAATTGTCAAATATATGAGAGCCCAAGTTGGACCCAGCTCTAAAGAAATTAAAACTGTTGAAGAATTGGAGAAATTCTTGAAAGCCGAAAATGATGTGTCCGTTGTTGGATTCTTTGAAAAAGAATCAGAACTTAAAACTGCTTTCTTGAAAACTGCTGATAAATTGAGAGAATCTGTCCGTTTTGCTCATTCTACTTTCAACGAAGTTTTGAATAAGCAAGGATTGAA GGATAATATTGTTCTCTTCCGTCCTGCAATTTTGAAGAACAAATTTGAAGACAACCAAGTAGTCTACTCTGGAAGTGCTGATTCAGGttctattaaaattttcatcactAAAAACTA tCATGGACTCGTTGGTCATCGTAAATCTGACAATAAACAAGATTTCAAGAACCCTCTAGTTATTGCATACTATGCTGTGGATTATGTTAAGAACCCAAAAGGAACCAATTACTGGAGGAACAGAATTCTCAAGGTAGCCCAAGAATTCAAAGACCAAATCACTTTTGCAATCAGTTCCAAAGATGAACTTACTCAAGAGTTGAATGAATATGGAATTGATTTTATCAGACATGACAAACCCACTATTGTTGCTAGAGATGAGAATAATCAGAAGTTTGTTATGCAAGACACATTCTC AACTGAATCCTTGGAACTTTTCGTTCAAGATCTTCTTGATGAAAAACTAACCCCCTACCTCAAATCAGAGCCTGTACCTGAAAGTAACGATGAACCTGTCAAAGTAGCAGTTGCAAATAACTTCGATCAAGTTGTACTCAATAATGATAAAGACACACTTATAGAATTTTATGCTCCTTGGTGTGGACATTGTAAGAAACTGGCCCCAGTCTTTGATGAACTTGCAGCTAAA cTCAAGAATGAAGATGTTGCCATTGTCAAAATGGACGCTACAGCTAATGATGTGCCACCAACTTTCGATGTTAGGGGTTTCCCAACACTTTTCTGGTTGCCAAAAGATTCTAAAGACAAACCTGTGAGATACGAT GGTGGTCGTGAATTGGATGACTTCATCAACTACATTGCTAAGCAAGCCACCAATGAATTGAAAGGTTTCAACAGGGCAGGAAAGCCGAAAGCAGATAAGACTGAACTTTGA